The genomic segment GTTCTCTTCAATATTCCATCTCCCTAGGCAGAATGCCGGAGGTGGCGGGGGAGATCATGTATTTACTATAAgttttttaatcattcattctttGTTACTCTGGAAACCTCACCTCATctcaagtgatttttaaaatatctaaaagatTTCCATTGACTACTTAGATTTGtagaaggttttattttattaaaatatatagtacCACATAGATACATTTACAAACACACAGTCATTAGATTGCAAACGCGTATAGAGCTGGCCCAAGTAATTAGGTATTTTCAAAATCCATTCAATTAGATTTCTAGATTTTCATGTTCCTTTTTCGTAATACTTTAACTTAATTTAAATGCAGGGTCATGTTTAAGGTGATTCTCCGGAATCTGTAATGAAGGACTAATGAATGTCCTTCAGATTGGGAAACAGCAAGGGTAGGAGAGAAATGCTGCTGCAAAACTCCACAGTCAGCAAAAGCAGGGTAATTGTGATGGTGATTCCTGGTGTTTACTATCATTTGTTAAAATACATGTAATTtccaagaggaaaagaagagtgAGAGTAGTTGTAAAAATGAGGTAGGAGCATACAGATGTGATCCTGAaacctcccttcccacccctcctccctaaCCTGAACAGACCAATCCAGTACAAGGGAGTTTAAAAACAGGGCACGCATTACCCATggaatggcatttttcattctgATTATAGATATTTAAAAGCATCAAACATCCTTAAGAGGGCTTAGTTGAAACTATGTATTTCTGATTCATATTTGGTCACTGTGAGCCAAGATAgataataattttctaaaatgatgcATAGTGTCTAAACTGCTAACAAGAAAATCCTTTCATAGTGCAGTGTTTaactttccttctttcattcaccTTTAATTCCTCTCTGCTTCCAACTGAGTTGAAGTGTTtgtattaaaacaaaacacccaTTGGAGCTCTGAAGAAACTGACTTTTTTAAGTTGCAGGGTATTTTTTTTACAGTGTACAATTCGCAGTACAATGTAACAAATATTGTAATTTCTTAAGGGTATTGAACTCCAATGTCCCTTAGAGGGGACTCTTACAACTTACTGCTACAAATATTGGCATTTAATCATAgaagaaaatgacattaaaatagtTCAAGGATAAAATCACACGTGGGGTAGTTGTTCTCAAACAGGCCACGATCTCATTTATATATAACCTATAAGCTTGAAGAAGTTATGAATCGATATAGTGGCAAGGAAACCTCACATGACAGTTAAAATCTATAGCCGTTATATTTCATTTAGGCCTGGAAATACATGTCCTTTCCTGAATGGACCAATAAGGCCATTtcgaagagaaagaaatggaaacaaaaaacaaatgtgtgAAAGGAGTGTGTTGACCTAAGAAGCAGGCAAGATACCGGAAAGGAGCTGTAAATTCTTTGACCAACAACTAGCAGGCCTGCATCTCCCTCGACAGCACAGAAGGGCTGAGCCGGGAAGAAACTGGCGCTTACGTAGTGCTGCCTCTGGCGGCAAAGGGAGATGCTTATGCTTCTCACGGGATTCTCCGCCGCCCACCCCCGCAGTCACGGGACTGACGAAGGCTGGAGCCGTCTACAAATTGTTCTGAGGCCAGCTCCACTGCTCCGGATGAAGCACAATGGGCGGGCGTGGGCGCTCAACAAGTTCCTCGTCTCCAGCCCTTCCTGCCAGTGTTCACCAAAGTGTTTTGGGACCTGAGGTTGTGAAACTCCCTGAGCAGGGAAAACGATACACTTCTTCGCAGTGgcgattttctttctttttctcctgcccTAAATAGGGTGTTTGACCTTCTGATGGGCTGCGTTCCCTGTGCCCTGGCGCCAGCTGGGTTCCTGACCCCAGAATAAAGTAGGGCTGCAAGGGGCCTGGCAGAGCTGCGGACACATTTCCTGTTGAATGTGGGAAGCCCTTTGCTGCCAGGACCCTGGCGGGGATTCTTGGCGATGGAGGGGACGGGCGGGGAGCTGTGGGGAgcggaggggagagggggagccaGCTGTGGGGGGCGGTGACCGCGCTCCTGGGACGGCTCCACGCCCTCGGGCGGGACAGATCCAAGCTGGGAGCGGCTGTGGGCGCTGGGCCTCCAAGATGAGGCCGGCGTTCGCCCTGTGTCTCCTCTGGCAGGCGTTCTGGCCCCGGCCGGGCAGGGGCGAGCACCCCACCGCGGACCGCGCGGGCTGCTCGGCCTCGGGGGCCTGCTACAGCCTGCACCACGCTACCTTCAAGCGGCAGGAGGCCGAGGAGGCCTGCACCCTGCGCGGCGGGGCGCTCAGCACGGTGCGCGGGGGCGCGGAGCTCCGCGCGGTGGTCGCGCTGCTGCGGGCTGGCCCGGGGCCGGGAGGGGGCTCCAAAGACCTTCTATTCTGGGTGGCGCTGGAGCGCAGGCGATCCAACTGCACCCTGGAGAATGAGCCGTTGCGGGGTTTCTCCTGGTTGCCCCCCGACGTCGGCGAGTCCGAAAGAGACACGCTGCAGTGGGTGGAGGAGCcccaaccctcctgcactgctcgGAGTTGCGCGGGACTCCAGGCCACCGGGGGAATCGAGCCCGCAGGTTGGAAGCAAATGCGATGCCACCAGCGCGCCAACGGCTATCTGTGCAAGTACCAATTCGAGGGCTTGTGCCCCGCACCGCGCCCTGGGGCGGCTTCTAACTTGAGCTACCGCGCGCCTTTCCAGCTGCACAGCGCGGCGCTGGACTTCAGTCCCCCTGGGACCGAGGTGAGTGCGCTCTGCCCCGGGCAGCTCTCCATCACGGCCACCTGCATCACGGACGAGGTCGGCGCGCGCTGGGACGGGATATCTTCCGGGGCTGTGCTCTGTCCCTGTCCTGGGAGGTACCTCCGTGCTGGCAAATGCGCGGAGCTCCCTGACTGCCTAGACAGCTTGGGAGGCTTTGCTTGCGAGTGTGCTGCAGGCTTCGTGCTGGGAAAAGACGGACGCTCTTGTGTAACCAATGGGGAAGGACAGCCGGCCCCTGGGGGGACCAAAGTGCCCACCTGGCACCCTCTAGCCACTGCAGCCAGCCCCGTGCCGAAGGGAACGTTGCCACCCAGTGTCCAGGAGAAACCAGGAGAGATAACCCATGCCCCTGGACACGGCAGTTCAGCAACATCTGTTCCCAAGATTCCTCGGTGGGGAGCACAGAGCACGATATCAACTCTTCAGATGTCCCTCCAAACAGAGGCAAAGGCCGACATCCACTCTTCGGGGAGCGTGATTCCCAAGTTTAATTCCACGTCTTCCTCTGACAGTCCCCAGGCTTTCGATTCTTCCACCGTGGTCTTCATACTTGTGAGCATAGCGGTGATAGTGTTGGTAATATTGACCGTGACAGTGCTGGGGCTTTTCAAACTCTGCTTCCACAAGAGCCCTCCCCCTCGGCAAAGAAAGGGTCCTTTGGCTTCGCAGGGCACGGAGAGTGATGCCGAGGCCGCTGCTCTGAGCTCCAGTTCTGCACATTGCACCGAAAATGGGGTGAAGGTCGGGGACTGTGGTCTGAAGGACAGAGTAGAGGGAGCCTCGTTGACGGGGTCCTCTCTTGGCTCTGGTGACACATAGGGAAACAGGGGACAGTGAGCACTTCTTGTGAGCAGGTTTTCACTTTCagtgaaaagggaaaaggaaaagaggaacttATTTGTGGGAGTGACAATTCCTACAGAAATTCTCCTAAATTCTCTTCTAAATTCCCTCTACTCCACTGAGGAGCCAAATCTGAACTGGACACTCCTTCCTGGAAGACAGAGAAAGTGGAAGTGCCTAAAGGTGGTAGTGGGGAGGCCGGGATCCGACTGGGGAGAGgtattttcttgtgtttattctgGGGAGTTTGGAAAGGTGATTGAACTTTTTAGGACATTGGAAGCaaataaagatttgttttttttaaccgaAATGGAAAGCAAACCTTCTATCTACGTTGTTCAGGCTAGGAGTATATTGGTTGGAAATTCccaggcaaaaaaataaagatatttgagTCTGTTGATAACCCAAACTCAAATATCATTGGTTTCCTGGAGGAGTAATTATTCAGGAAGAACTGCCGAGGGGGCATGCTGGGAAGAGCAACAAGAGCGCCTCCTGCTTTTAGGTCGAGGGGGAAAGTCCTTGTAATGAGGAGTGGATCTTTAAGAACTTTTTCCTTGGTTCTTTTATACTTTACTTTCAAAGTCATGGTTACTTGTGTGCTCTGCTATAAATCCAAACTGTGGCATTGCCAGAGTTGCTGGCTCTAGAAGCGAATTATAGTTGACCACCAAGTCAAGTGTTTACTGTGTGTCCTTGCTCAAGGAAACAAATGATTTGTGTTTTCCTCTTCCAGTGCTTGTGCTCTCCAGTGTAATGACCTCCCCAGACAGATAGCCCTCTCCTAAACATCAGGATGCCGATCCTCACTTCCAATTATGGCGATgttaattttcaattaaaacGTTAATGCTAAGTATTGATTTGAAATCTTCTGGGTACATTAAAGCAAAAGTAATCTGAATTTCCTCCAAAGTTGCTAGGTTTCTGTGTTTAATCCATGGAAGAATTTGAATTCCAAACcatttccttccccctccccttaaTAAAAGTGTGTGCAGTGACCACACATGCCCATCCTGGAACGATTACAAGTTAACAAGATTCTACATGGGCAAAGGCATTAGGTAAACAGCTTTGCATAAGAATTAATAGTataataaataagtggaaaataCAAATATCTATCATCTCGTTATGACGGGGTATTAGGAAGTTATCTAAATGGACCATTCTTCTCAAAAACAATTAAGACATAATAATAATCACTATCTAGTGGGACTGAGACCCCCTAGAAAATATCCCATTTCCCTATTAATATGCTAACACTTTAAAACTAAATGTTTGGCGGTTGGTGCATGCATAGAGATAGAGAAACAAGTTGAGTAACCAGGAATATTGGAAATAGGAAGAAGTTTACACTatgattttcataaaattttgatGTTCTTGagtatataatgtattatatatatatatataaatagtataAGGTATTGTAACATTAAAGGAATAAAGTAATAGATAATTTGCTTCATATACTAAATATGCCTAAatagttaaatttaaataaaatcacaaatgaatTAGAATTAACAACATTCAAAGGAATTTTACATAAAATCATTTCATAAGCAAAACTAAAATCAGGTAAGTAAATGGCTTCCCCAGTGTCCCCAGCTTGTTGGGGTGTGTCTCAGTCCACCTCTTTTGTGGTGTTTTATCTTTGCTCTTTACCACATGACCTCTCCATGGAGAAGGTAACTATTTGAATAGAACatatgacactttttttttgtaagttgAAAAATAGCCTATCTAGCACTGAACTGAACTGTAAATTATCTATATCTAGAATTATCTGTATCTAGAAGTATGTATAtctgtctctgtgtatgtgtgtacacatacttTATCTTAAAGTAGGGTGCCCTTGTATCATTGTTACAATACAATAGAGTATGTATCATTAACATTGTGCAAGATGCCACTGAGAGCATTACAAATCTTGGGGTTCCAAATGCCCTAGCAAAGAATAAATAGGTGTCAGCTCAATTACTTGACTACTATTCCCTGTTATTTCCCCATGTAAGGAGATCAAGAAAGAGTTACAGAAGACTATATGTTTTCACATTTAACTTCCTGACAGATAACAATTGCAGACCAAGCTCCATAtaatttcctttgatttcttgctgtgatgtttttcataaaattttgaaTCCATGGCAGAATCAGTCCAGCCAAGTGTGATCTCTTAAGAGCTATCTAAGGTCAGTGTTCTTCCTCTGAATACTTCTCTACTATCGTTTCTTAATTATTTCTCCAACCTCTTTGAGGTTTATTCCTTTCTTACTTAAAACCCTTTGCCCCTGCACTCATCTCATACATGCCTTAGAAGGAAATTTCAGtcatttccttaaaagaaaaacttgaaaccTAATTTACAGTTTTTCTCTCTAGCCTAAGTCCCGCTGTCATCTTACACAATCTCCAGGTCCTCATGTATGACTCTTCCAGTGCCTCTGCATTTCAGTTCCTTGACTTCCTCACTTCTGATGAGCTCCACTGTATTTCAGCCTCTGCCCCAACAGCCACATCTTAGCCTTTCAGATGATTCTGAAACTGGTCTACAACTGAAATGACAAAttcagaggtgtgtgtgtgcacatgtgttaAGAGACCTACTAAATCAGTCTTCAGAGATTGGGGTTTGAAATCTCTCTCTATAGATATGTTTTAACTTCACCCAGGTAATActgattttaaataaagtttacaAACCACTCTATGCAATTGTATGTATACACCTCAATACAGAAGTTTAATATTCTCTTCTCTCCATTCTCACTATCTGGCAGTGTCTGGAGGATAGTGGGTGCTTAATCAATGAGCAGAAGTACAGTTTTTTCATTTCAGCAAGTCTCAAAGGGATGTTGAAGTGTCCTGTTGTCGCCATGTCCTCTTAACAACTTTGCTATAGTCTTGTTCATCCAATTCTATGACACATTTACCTAAGCTTGTCCAGAATAGGATAAAGAAGAATAACTGTAAAGCTATGAAAAATGATAATGAGAGAGGTGATAAGAGCATGTCCCTCATTTGAAAGCATATTGTAGTGGTTAAGTCCCTTGTGGTGGGAGAAATTCTGAACTATTAACAGAAATTTTCTCTTTACTACCTGTTTCCCTAGAGGACCCTTTCCCCTTTTATTGAGTCAGTGATATTCACATCACTAAAAGAGGCTGTTTAGTCCAAGAGCAGAGTCAAATCGTTGTTTTTGAATTCCAAAATAGGTTTTTGACATTCATACCATAGAGAAAATCTTGAAGGCCaaggcatatatatttttttcctgtttctgtttttttgttgttgtttgtcttcataaaataaaatgcagatacagagagtTACACAGAACAAACATATAGCTGGGTGAATTATTATAAGGGGAACACCCTTGTAACCATcagacaccccacccccccacccccccgccgccggggtcAAGAACAGAACTTTGCCAGGCACCTCAGGAGCCTTTCCCTGTGTCCCATCCCAATCACAGCCCCTTCCTCAATTCAAAAGTACCCTGTATTTTGATATTTGTAGAAATCATTTTCTTACATTTGTATGGTTGTATTATGCAAGTGTGCATCCTTTGATGTA from the Hippopotamus amphibius kiboko isolate mHipAmp2 chromosome 2, mHipAmp2.hap2, whole genome shotgun sequence genome contains:
- the CLEC14A gene encoding C-type lectin domain family 14 member A is translated as MRPAFALCLLWQAFWPRPGRGEHPTADRAGCSASGACYSLHHATFKRQEAEEACTLRGGALSTVRGGAELRAVVALLRAGPGPGGGSKDLLFWVALERRRSNCTLENEPLRGFSWLPPDVGESERDTLQWVEEPQPSCTARSCAGLQATGGIEPAGWKQMRCHQRANGYLCKYQFEGLCPAPRPGAASNLSYRAPFQLHSAALDFSPPGTEVSALCPGQLSITATCITDEVGARWDGISSGAVLCPCPGRYLRAGKCAELPDCLDSLGGFACECAAGFVLGKDGRSCVTNGEGQPAPGGTKVPTWHPLATAASPVPKGTLPPSVQEKPGEITHAPGHGSSATSVPKIPRWGAQSTISTLQMSLQTEAKADIHSSGSVIPKFNSTSSSDSPQAFDSSTVVFILVSIAVIVLVILTVTVLGLFKLCFHKSPPPRQRKGPLASQGTESDAEAAALSSSSAHCTENGVKVGDCGLKDRVEGASLTGSSLGSGDT